A single genomic interval of Mucilaginibacter boryungensis harbors:
- a CDS encoding glycoside hydrolase family 172 protein, whose protein sequence is MIRTKATLLFALCICFISMQAQILNNDLSALSQIQQGITSKRISSYDRNGGTDDFIKIANGEKKTIFDVGGAGAVTHIWITMAPDPGTLSRNDVIIRMYWDGKTYPSVASPIGPFFGQGWNEAYDYNSLPLSASPVQGRGMVCYFNMPFAKGARIEIENQSGRDISNFYYYVDYIAVDKLPANAGRFHSWYNKQLMGASKEEGENEWGTLGKTGNNITGKDNYVIADIKGKGHFVGVNYYVHSPTPMWYGEGDDMIYIDGATMPTLHGTGTEDYFNTAWCPKTPFSNPYYGYPRVNNDIGWLGRTHLYRFNINDPIFFNKDFKFTIEHGHNNVLTLDLASVAYWYQSEATAVPAIPDKEARKPMPFINLGDIHKWRNEWRKSKGNDPKLWGN, encoded by the coding sequence ATGATAAGGACAAAAGCAACCCTTCTTTTTGCGCTGTGTATATGCTTTATAAGCATGCAAGCGCAGATACTTAATAATGACCTATCAGCGTTATCGCAAATACAACAGGGCATCACATCAAAAAGGATAAGCAGTTATGACCGCAATGGCGGTACTGATGATTTTATTAAGATTGCTAACGGCGAGAAGAAAACCATATTTGACGTAGGGGGCGCAGGTGCGGTTACCCATATCTGGATCACCATGGCACCGGACCCTGGTACACTTAGCCGGAACGATGTAATTATCAGGATGTATTGGGATGGGAAAACCTACCCATCGGTAGCATCTCCAATTGGACCTTTTTTTGGCCAGGGGTGGAATGAAGCATACGACTATAATTCGTTGCCATTATCGGCAAGCCCGGTTCAGGGCCGGGGTATGGTATGCTATTTTAATATGCCTTTTGCAAAAGGTGCGCGTATAGAAATAGAAAATCAATCTGGAAGGGATATAAGTAATTTTTATTATTATGTTGATTACATAGCTGTAGATAAGTTGCCTGCCAATGCCGGGCGTTTCCATAGCTGGTATAATAAACAGTTGATGGGGGCATCAAAAGAAGAAGGAGAGAATGAATGGGGCACTTTAGGTAAAACCGGCAATAATATCACTGGTAAGGATAATTATGTAATAGCCGATATTAAAGGTAAAGGGCATTTTGTTGGGGTTAATTATTATGTTCACTCACCTACACCCATGTGGTATGGTGAGGGCGACGACATGATATATATTGATGGCGCCACAATGCCCACGCTTCATGGTACCGGTACCGAAGATTATTTCAACACTGCGTGGTGTCCTAAAACGCCTTTTTCTAATCCATATTATGGTTATCCAAGGGTTAATAACGACATCGGTTGGCTTGGGCGCACGCATCTTTATCGCTTCAATATTAACGACCCGATTTTTTTTAATAAGGATTTTAAATTCACTATTGAACACGGACATAACAATGTGCTGACGCTTGATTTGGCGAGCGTGGCCTATTGGTATCAAAGTGAAGCCACTGCTGTACCTGCCATTCCTGATAAGGAGGCCAGAAAACCCATGCCATTTATTAATCTGGGCGATATTCATAAATGGCGTAACGAATGGCGCAAGAGCAAAGGTAATGATCCAAAATTATGGGGGAATTAA
- a CDS encoding glycoside hydrolase family 43 protein, giving the protein MRGHKTIKGALLIGLIAMGLSCSKHTSTQGDDTTPPVVVKDNTFYNPLLSSGPDPWIYKKDGMFYFTSTNAVNITLWATPAISDLSKVTPKVVWSPPTTGANSKNIWAPELHYLQGKWYLYYTAGASSDLATQRCFVLENAGGDPTSGAWVDKGKIGDPAANFFAIDGTVMEYKSKMYFIWSGQISASDATQRIYIAEMSDPWTLKSARVQISKPDYDWEKRGSSVNEGPEALISPSGTAFVVYSGSNCATDDYGLGMLRLKDNGDPLNPADWTKSATPVFSKSINNNVFGPGHNGFFKSKDDKEDWIVYHANSQSGLGCGGTRSPRIQKFTWNTDGTPNFGEPLAVSSKLTKPSGD; this is encoded by the coding sequence ATGAGAGGACACAAAACAATTAAAGGCGCCCTGCTTATTGGCTTAATAGCCATGGGTTTATCGTGCTCAAAACACACTTCAACACAAGGCGACGATACTACGCCGCCGGTAGTTGTAAAAGACAATACCTTTTACAATCCCTTACTAAGCAGTGGCCCGGATCCCTGGATTTATAAAAAAGACGGTATGTTTTATTTTACAAGCACCAACGCAGTTAATATCACCCTATGGGCAACACCGGCTATTTCAGACCTAAGCAAAGTAACCCCTAAAGTTGTATGGTCGCCACCGACTACAGGCGCCAATTCAAAAAATATCTGGGCACCCGAATTGCATTATTTGCAAGGTAAATGGTACCTGTATTATACCGCGGGCGCGTCATCCGACTTAGCTACCCAACGCTGCTTTGTATTGGAAAATGCCGGAGGGGACCCAACCAGCGGCGCCTGGGTTGATAAAGGGAAAATTGGTGATCCTGCCGCTAACTTCTTTGCTATAGACGGAACCGTTATGGAGTATAAAAGCAAAATGTATTTTATATGGAGCGGTCAAATATCTGCCTCGGATGCTACACAACGCATATATATTGCTGAAATGAGCGACCCCTGGACGTTAAAATCAGCCAGGGTACAAATATCCAAACCCGACTATGATTGGGAGAAGCGCGGATCATCTGTAAATGAAGGCCCCGAAGCTTTGATCAGCCCTTCAGGTACCGCATTTGTAGTTTACTCGGGCAGCAATTGCGCTACCGATGACTACGGCTTGGGAATGTTAAGGTTAAAAGACAATGGCGACCCTTTAAACCCAGCTGATTGGACAAAAAGCGCCACCCCCGTTTTTAGTAAAAGTATCAATAATAACGTATTTGGGCCTGGACATAATGGTTTCTTTAAATCGAAAGATGATAAAGAAGATTGGATAGTATATCATGCCAATTCACAAAGCGGGCTGGGTTGCGGCGGTACCCGCAGTCCGCGCATCCAAAAATTTACCTGGAATACTGATGGAACACCAAATTTTGGTGAACCTTTAGCAGTGTCATCAAAGTTAACTAAACCTTCAGGCGATTAA
- a CDS encoding glutamine amidotransferase — MRAKQLFRTKEEHVLYLGDWVFHVGPTFIETPFGTETKDADLHFYGERLTEALEHEVDVTPLSNWELYRLEPGKLENYLAESNCLIISDVEAKCFHLYPSFFDRARRENKVVTFPDRLTAIKQWINDGGGMMMLGGWLSFSGVQAKSGWGRSTLQEVLPVECLLVEDLVESSAGFTAEVVMPDHPVVKGLPWDKFPPIFGYNETTEKVNGDVLVRVKETGHPLVVAGEYGKGRVFTYMSDPAPHWGINFELWEGYDAFWLQALNWVKKRK, encoded by the coding sequence ATGAGAGCAAAACAACTGTTCAGAACAAAAGAGGAGCATGTACTTTATCTGGGCGACTGGGTATTCCATGTTGGGCCAACGTTTATAGAGACACCTTTTGGAACAGAAACAAAAGATGCAGACCTGCATTTTTATGGCGAGCGGCTTACCGAAGCATTAGAGCATGAGGTGGATGTTACGCCATTATCTAACTGGGAATTATACAGATTGGAGCCGGGAAAATTGGAAAACTATCTGGCGGAATCGAATTGCCTTATTATTAGTGATGTTGAAGCTAAATGTTTTCACTTATATCCAAGCTTTTTTGACCGCGCCCGACGCGAAAATAAAGTTGTAACCTTTCCCGACAGGCTAACTGCTATTAAGCAATGGATTAATGATGGCGGCGGTATGATGATGTTGGGCGGCTGGCTGTCTTTCAGCGGTGTTCAGGCAAAATCGGGCTGGGGTCGCAGCACACTACAGGAAGTTTTGCCGGTAGAATGTTTGCTGGTTGAAGATCTGGTAGAATCATCTGCGGGTTTTACTGCCGAGGTTGTAATGCCCGATCATCCTGTTGTAAAAGGTTTGCCATGGGATAAGTTTCCACCCATATTTGGGTATAACGAAACCACCGAAAAAGTTAACGGCGATGTGCTGGTACGTGTTAAAGAAACCGGCCATCCGCTGGTTGTGGCAGGCGAATATGGCAAAGGCCGGGTATTTACATATATGTCTGATCCGGCTCCGCATTGGGGGATAAATTTTGAATTGTGGGAAGGTTATGATGCTTTTTGGTTGCAAGCATTAAACTGGGTTAAAAAGAGGAAATAA
- a CDS encoding DUF2961 domain-containing protein, with the protein MKSSPVPVIPIGLDAYRKWGQLPLQRIGVRAYMRSTYDRTSTGPDASHFLFMNDSEDDNTTLDVKGKGILYFFRTNHWHGSPWHFIIDGKDNIVKETASDAPINATKVFHNTEFIPVTPFPKPMAFTWSTTKGSDLIWTPMPFRDSLRIAYSRTNYGTGYYIYHLYANPGSLSKPITAWDINQQPDKDVTDFVDRAGTDIAPKNIKKINGKIKLNKEIVQLANITAASSALRALKLTLPLDKAIDLERLHLRLTWDNARYPSIDAPLCLFFGAGTFFNREKKEYLVKGLPINIRYDYPNNKVELACYYPMPFFRSAKVELTGITPGDTEINYELRYEPSKLATKVSSYFHATYQDIPEPKLGLDMTWLDTRGIEGHRDWTGSFMGTSFIFSHNANLNTLEGDPRFFFDDSQTPQAQGTGTEEWAGGGDYWGGENMTLPLAGHPCGSTEKKTAVNDKDLIQSAYRFLVADLMPFGKRAVIRFEHSENVSTEHYEAVTYWYGLPTASLIKTDSIDIGKIADEQRHNYYSPQASAVANINSRYEWGPDAYPSGAWGMDLKKIPGYNDKIGKEIYPAHDEDGRHTTGVSEFTLKLNPANLGVLLRRTLDYSYPNQTAEVYIASIGNDKRTPGSVWKKAGVWYLAGSNTCIESRPNDGELGKRRYHVKTSNRRFRDDEFLIPAQLTKGQSAIKVRVKFIPNQQQLYPGHPFPNQSSWSELKYDVYSYVLPDFKVNDL; encoded by the coding sequence ATGAAAAGCAGTCCAGTTCCTGTCATACCGATAGGGCTGGATGCTTATCGTAAATGGGGCCAGTTGCCTTTGCAACGCATAGGGGTACGGGCATATATGCGCAGTACCTATGACCGTACTAGCACAGGTCCTGATGCTTCGCATTTTCTTTTTATGAACGATAGTGAAGATGACAACACGACACTTGATGTAAAAGGTAAAGGTATACTATACTTTTTTCGCACCAACCACTGGCATGGCAGTCCATGGCATTTTATAATAGACGGGAAGGATAATATAGTGAAAGAAACGGCCAGCGATGCACCCATAAACGCTACTAAGGTTTTTCATAATACTGAATTTATCCCAGTCACACCTTTCCCAAAACCGATGGCCTTTACATGGTCGACAACCAAAGGTTCCGACTTGATCTGGACACCGATGCCTTTCCGGGATTCTTTAAGAATAGCTTATTCCCGTACCAACTATGGCACGGGCTATTATATCTATCATCTGTATGCCAACCCTGGCAGTCTATCAAAACCGATTACAGCATGGGATATCAACCAGCAACCAGATAAGGATGTTACTGATTTTGTGGATCGTGCGGGAACTGATATAGCACCTAAAAATATTAAAAAGATCAACGGCAAAATAAAGCTTAATAAAGAAATTGTACAGTTGGCCAATATTACTGCCGCTTCATCAGCATTAAGAGCTTTAAAATTGACATTACCGCTTGATAAGGCTATTGATCTGGAGCGGCTGCATTTGCGCCTTACCTGGGATAATGCCAGGTATCCGTCTATAGATGCACCTTTATGTTTGTTTTTTGGTGCAGGTACTTTTTTTAATCGCGAGAAAAAGGAGTATCTGGTTAAAGGGTTACCAATTAACATCAGGTACGATTATCCAAACAATAAAGTTGAGCTGGCGTGCTACTATCCCATGCCGTTTTTTAGGTCGGCTAAGGTTGAACTAACTGGCATCACACCAGGCGATACAGAAATAAATTATGAATTACGCTATGAGCCATCAAAATTAGCGACTAAAGTCAGTAGTTATTTCCATGCTACATACCAGGATATTCCTGAACCAAAATTAGGATTGGATATGACTTGGCTGGATACCCGGGGCATTGAAGGGCACCGTGATTGGACTGGAAGTTTTATGGGTACCTCGTTTATATTTTCGCATAATGCAAACCTGAATACTTTAGAGGGCGATCCGCGTTTCTTTTTTGATGACAGCCAAACCCCACAGGCCCAGGGTACCGGAACGGAAGAATGGGCAGGTGGTGGCGATTATTGGGGCGGTGAAAACATGACATTGCCATTGGCCGGACACCCCTGCGGATCAACCGAAAAGAAAACAGCCGTTAACGATAAAGACCTGATCCAATCTGCCTACCGTTTTCTGGTTGCCGATCTGATGCCTTTTGGTAAAAGGGCGGTAATTAGATTTGAGCATAGTGAGAATGTATCGACTGAACACTACGAAGCTGTTACCTACTGGTATGGTTTACCCACGGCTTCGTTAATTAAAACAGATTCTATTGATATTGGAAAAATAGCTGATGAACAGCGTCATAATTATTATTCACCGCAGGCATCAGCGGTAGCTAATATTAATTCCCGGTATGAATGGGGGCCGGATGCTTATCCATCAGGAGCATGGGGAATGGACTTGAAAAAAATACCAGGTTATAATGATAAGATAGGAAAAGAGATATATCCTGCACACGATGAAGATGGCCGCCATACAACGGGGGTTTCCGAGTTTACTTTAAAACTTAACCCTGCAAATTTAGGCGTGTTGCTACGCCGCACATTAGATTACAGCTATCCTAATCAGACCGCTGAGGTATATATTGCTTCGATTGGAAATGATAAAAGGACGCCCGGAAGTGTATGGAAAAAAGCAGGCGTATGGTATTTGGCCGGTTCGAATACTTGTATAGAATCAAGACCAAATGATGGCGAATTAGGTAAACGGAGGTATCATGTAAAAACTTCCAATCGTCGTTTCCGTGATGATGAATTCCTTATACCTGCGCAGTTGACCAAAGGCCAATCGGCTATAAAAGTGCGAGTGAAATTCATCCCTAATCAACAACAATTATATCCCGGGCATCCATTTCCCAATCAAAGTAGCTGGAGCGAATTGAAATATGATGTTTATAGTTATGTTTTACCCGATTTTAAAGTGAACGATCTGTAA
- a CDS encoding sodium:solute symporter family transporter has translation MNWNQLDIWIVAIYLLLMLGMSLWHKRFASANLENFFLGGRKIPGWLNGISYTAALVSPDAATGYGGLAVVTGAFISWWYLSRFGLALFIGGVLFAVFWRRLNLFTSLEFYDLRFQSRAASAMRIWIAVRTSLIAMPAWTGITLLAAYKIMGPAFGLTKTETLYLVVPVSFLFVFFSGYKGVVISNLIQMSIFFVGTITLAGLTLAHFGGPVAMTATIGHVFNSTHPEILHMMPPANHDVFPLMAAMAWLFGQSIGYGGDAAPMGGAMEGQRILSTRTPAEALTMYVVTAVSMFILLLLVTLPSISATVMWPELRAAGADRELVYGRLMKELLPHGAMGLLVAAMMAATMSVVGDNLNFGSQVMVSDIYRRWFVKSASERHYMIIGKIAMGIIVCLAIAVVYNVSIITNVAIFMLQLSAAELPANWAQWWWWRFNGAARIAASFGGAVLFCIVVLGPKLLMFLNIPWAQDLILPWWWQTLLVMGLTTVLWVTVALVTKPDPDQLLNGFYQRVRPLGFWKPYRTRYAPLPKTPVKPIIRGVGIAIEGFIAVSLLIQGLTQMWFGKYLIGVAELTGSVILFIVFKKLANSYLLYLTSRTENVIIPGDTQQGLPAPDK, from the coding sequence ATGAACTGGAATCAATTAGACATTTGGATCGTTGCAATCTACCTGCTGTTAATGTTAGGCATGTCCTTGTGGCATAAGCGTTTTGCATCAGCTAATTTGGAAAACTTTTTTTTGGGCGGGCGAAAAATTCCCGGATGGTTAAATGGTATCTCCTACACAGCAGCCTTGGTAAGTCCGGATGCAGCTACAGGCTACGGCGGCTTGGCGGTAGTAACAGGTGCATTTATTTCCTGGTGGTATTTAAGCAGGTTTGGATTGGCTTTATTTATTGGCGGTGTGCTTTTCGCTGTATTCTGGCGACGATTAAACTTATTCACATCGCTTGAATTTTATGATCTGCGTTTTCAGTCGCGTGCCGCATCGGCCATGCGGATATGGATAGCAGTACGTACCTCGCTTATTGCAATGCCTGCGTGGACTGGAATAACCCTGCTTGCCGCTTACAAAATAATGGGGCCGGCATTCGGATTAACTAAAACAGAAACGCTTTACCTGGTTGTGCCTGTTTCGTTCTTATTCGTCTTTTTCTCAGGCTATAAAGGTGTGGTAATATCCAACCTGATACAAATGAGTATCTTTTTTGTAGGTACCATTACACTTGCCGGGCTTACCCTGGCACATTTTGGTGGCCCGGTAGCTATGACGGCGACTATAGGCCATGTGTTTAATTCAACGCATCCCGAAATATTACACATGATGCCACCGGCCAATCACGATGTATTTCCGCTGATGGCTGCTATGGCCTGGTTATTTGGTCAAAGCATTGGTTATGGCGGCGATGCTGCCCCAATGGGTGGCGCTATGGAAGGTCAGCGTATACTTTCTACCCGTACCCCAGCCGAAGCCTTGACTATGTACGTGGTAACTGCTGTCAGTATGTTTATATTATTACTATTAGTTACCCTGCCCAGTATATCAGCAACGGTTATGTGGCCTGAGTTGCGTGCTGCAGGTGCCGACCGTGAATTAGTATATGGCCGGTTAATGAAAGAATTGCTGCCGCATGGCGCTATGGGACTGCTTGTTGCCGCTATGATGGCTGCTACAATGTCTGTAGTAGGCGATAATTTAAACTTTGGAAGTCAGGTAATGGTGAGTGATATCTACCGCCGGTGGTTTGTAAAATCGGCCAGCGAAAGACATTACATGATCATAGGTAAAATAGCTATGGGTATTATTGTTTGCCTGGCCATAGCCGTAGTATATAATGTAAGTATTATTACCAATGTAGCCATATTTATGCTACAGCTTAGCGCAGCCGAACTACCTGCAAATTGGGCGCAATGGTGGTGGTGGCGTTTTAATGGTGCTGCCCGTATCGCCGCTTCGTTTGGAGGCGCTGTTCTCTTTTGCATAGTGGTTTTAGGGCCTAAGCTGCTGATGTTTTTAAATATACCGTGGGCGCAGGACCTGATTTTGCCCTGGTGGTGGCAAACCCTGCTGGTTATGGGTTTAACAACTGTACTTTGGGTAACTGTTGCCCTGGTAACCAAACCTGATCCGGATCAATTACTTAATGGTTTTTACCAGCGTGTGCGCCCTTTAGGTTTTTGGAAACCTTACCGCACCAGGTATGCGCCCCTGCCTAAAACACCTGTTAAACCTATCATCAGGGGGGTGGGTATTGCTATTGAAGGCTTTATTGCCGTATCACTACTTATTCAAGGCCTTACACAAATGTGGTTTGGGAAATATTTAATAGGCGTTGCCGAGTTAACAGGTTCGGTAATCTTATTTATTGTATTTAAAAAACTGGCCAATTCTTACCTGCTTTATCTCACATCACGTACAGAAAATGTAATAATACCCGGCGATACCCAACAGGGGTTACCGGCACCTGATAAATAA
- the hisD gene encoding histidinol dehydrogenase — translation MAKFLKKGKSESEIKTADSKVKGTVEKIIKDIEENGDIAVRNYAKSFDQWSPASFRLTDAEIKEIVDRTPEQVIADILFAQKQIRFFAEQQRASITDIEVETILGVFLGHKNIPVNSVGCYIPGGRYPMVASSHMSILTAKVAGVKRVIACTPPINGKIPDATVCAMYFAGADEIYILGGVQAMCAMAIGTDSISPVDMIVGPGNAYVAEAKRQLYGRVGIDLFAGPTEILIIADETADAEMVACDLLGQAEHGPTSPAALITTSEKLAWETVVEIERQLKTLATADIAGVAWKECGSIILVENEEEAVREADLLAYEHVEVLTKDPQYFLNNMTNYGGLFLGPETNVAYGDKVIGTNHTLPTMKASRYTGGLWVGKFLKNCTYQRCTPEASVVIGEYAMRLCELEGFAGHKEQAALRVRRYIKK, via the coding sequence ATGGCTAAGTTTTTAAAAAAAGGAAAAAGTGAATCTGAAATAAAAACAGCAGATTCAAAAGTGAAGGGGACTGTAGAAAAAATAATTAAGGATATAGAAGAAAATGGCGATATAGCCGTAAGAAACTATGCAAAATCTTTTGACCAATGGTCGCCTGCATCGTTCCGTTTAACTGATGCTGAAATTAAAGAAATTGTTGACCGTACACCAGAGCAGGTAATTGCCGATATATTATTTGCCCAAAAACAGATCAGGTTTTTTGCCGAACAGCAGCGGGCTTCTATTACCGATATTGAAGTTGAAACTATTCTCGGCGTTTTTCTTGGCCATAAAAATATTCCGGTTAATAGCGTAGGCTGCTATATACCAGGCGGGCGATACCCTATGGTAGCTTCATCGCACATGAGTATACTTACCGCAAAGGTTGCTGGGGTTAAAAGAGTAATTGCCTGCACGCCACCTATAAACGGCAAAATACCCGATGCTACAGTATGCGCCATGTATTTTGCAGGCGCCGATGAGATTTATATTCTTGGCGGTGTGCAAGCAATGTGCGCTATGGCTATAGGTACAGATAGCATATCCCCGGTTGATATGATTGTTGGTCCGGGTAATGCCTATGTGGCTGAGGCAAAACGGCAATTGTACGGAAGGGTAGGGATCGATTTATTTGCCGGCCCGACAGAAATATTAATAATAGCTGATGAAACAGCCGACGCCGAAATGGTAGCCTGTGATTTATTAGGACAGGCAGAACACGGCCCTACATCGCCTGCTGCCCTAATTACCACATCTGAAAAACTTGCATGGGAAACAGTTGTGGAAATTGAGCGACAACTTAAAACATTAGCTACTGCCGATATTGCCGGTGTAGCCTGGAAAGAATGCGGATCAATTATACTGGTTGAAAATGAGGAAGAAGCTGTACGCGAGGCAGACTTACTGGCCTACGAACATGTAGAGGTGCTTACTAAAGACCCGCAATATTTTTTAAATAACATGACCAATTACGGCGGCTTGTTTTTGGGCCCTGAAACCAATGTTGCTTACGGAGATAAAGTAATAGGTACCAATCACACCTTACCTACTATGAAAGCTTCCAGATATACAGGCGGTTTGTGGGTAGGAAAATTCCTTAAAAATTGTACCTATCAGCGCTGTACCCCCGAAGCGAGTGTAGTTATAGGCGAGTATGCCATGCGATTGTGCGAACTGGAAGGTTTTGCTGGTCATAAAGAACAGGCTGCTTTGCGCGTAAGGCGGTATATCAAAAAGTAA
- the fucP gene encoding L-fucose:H+ symporter permease produces the protein MKKILLLQGPDGKSYLGPFALVTSLFLLWGFAHGLLDVLDKHFQTTLHISKAQSGFVQFSLYIGYLIMAGPAGLFMKRYGYKNGIILGLTLFAAGAFLFYPAAHMGAFIPFLLALFIIACGLACLETAANPYTTILGPPDGAARRINFAQSFNGLGWILGPLIGGLCIFGATKVAGPEQFDSLTRPYLWIGCIVVGVAIVFALTKLPEVKEENSEHIDARAPLSELLKHRGFVLAVIAQFLYVAAQTGVNSFFINYVTETLTGLKETIGGMMSHLGTFGHVFMPQNPEQAASLILALGGMGAFWIGRLVGATLMKYISPKRMLAIYAIVNTVLMGVVVSRLGWFSVIALFSSYFFMSVMFPTIFALGLKGLGPLTKRAASFLVMAVAGGAFCPPLMGLIADNFGMSIAFLIPLGCFAFIAYYGITVRYQHNASDHPKFSVVH, from the coding sequence GTGCTTGACAAACATTTTCAAACCACGCTGCATATTTCCAAAGCTCAATCGGGTTTTGTGCAGTTTTCCTTATATATCGGCTACTTGATTATGGCCGGGCCTGCAGGCTTGTTCATGAAACGATACGGTTATAAAAATGGAATTATTTTAGGACTGACGCTATTTGCAGCGGGTGCATTTTTATTTTATCCGGCGGCGCATATGGGCGCGTTTATTCCATTCTTATTGGCATTATTTATTATTGCCTGCGGCTTAGCATGCCTTGAAACGGCAGCTAACCCATATACAACCATATTAGGTCCGCCGGACGGGGCAGCAAGGCGTATAAATTTTGCACAATCATTTAACGGGTTAGGCTGGATATTGGGGCCGCTTATTGGAGGGCTTTGTATCTTTGGAGCTACCAAAGTAGCAGGCCCCGAGCAGTTTGATTCACTTACGCGGCCATACCTTTGGATAGGCTGTATAGTAGTTGGTGTAGCTATTGTATTTGCCTTAACTAAACTACCCGAAGTTAAAGAAGAGAATAGCGAACATATTGACGCCAGGGCGCCGTTAAGCGAATTACTGAAACATCGCGGTTTTGTATTGGCTGTTATTGCACAATTTTTATATGTGGCCGCGCAAACCGGAGTTAACTCTTTCTTTATTAACTATGTCACCGAAACCTTAACTGGCTTAAAAGAAACCATTGGTGGTATGATGTCGCATTTAGGGACGTTTGGACATGTTTTTATGCCACAAAATCCCGAACAGGCTGCTTCATTGATCCTGGCTTTGGGCGGAATGGGCGCTTTTTGGATCGGCAGGTTGGTGGGGGCAACCCTAATGAAGTATATTTCACCTAAGCGCATGCTTGCTATTTATGCCATTGTAAATACCGTGTTAATGGGCGTTGTGGTGTCCCGGCTTGGATGGTTTAGTGTTATTGCCCTGTTTTCCAGCTATTTTTTTATGTCGGTAATGTTCCCTACCATTTTTGCACTGGGTTTAAAGGGGCTTGGTCCGCTAACAAAAAGGGCGGCGTCTTTTTTGGTAATGGCCGTTGCCGGTGGTGCTTTTTGCCCGCCGCTTATGGGGCTGATAGCGGATAATTTTGGTATGTCCATTGCGTTCCTTATTCCCTTAGGGTGTTTCGCTTTTATTGCATATTATGGTATTACAGTCCGTTACCAGCACAATGCATCAGATCATCCTAAATTTAGTGTTGTACATTAA